A single Lolium perenne isolate Kyuss_39 chromosome 6, Kyuss_2.0, whole genome shotgun sequence DNA region contains:
- the LOC127305272 gene encoding protein BTR1 → MEAPGSPYASSPESAPKRAPRSSSPPPPQDRPEAEPEPEHEDEKEKPTHLRFLVSNTAAGCIIGKGGSTINDFQSQSGARIQLSRSHEFFPGTNDRIIMVSGQFDDVIKAMDLVLEKLLAEAEESNEAEARPKFRLVVPNSSCGGIIGKGGATIKSFIEDSHAGIKISPQDNNFVGLHDRLVTITGPLNTQMRAIYLILNKLSEDVHYPPNLSSPFPYAGLGFPSYPAAVPVGYMIPQVPYNNAVNYGPNGYAGGGGRYQNNKPGTPVRSPANTEAQESHTIGVADEHIGAVVGRAGKNITEIIQASGARIKISDRGDFIAGTSDRKVTITGSSEAIQAAESMIMQRVAASSER, encoded by the exons atgGAAGCCCCGGGCTCCCCCTACGCCTCCTCGCCCGAGTCCGCCCCCAAGCGCGCCCCCCGCTCCTCCTCCCCGCCGCCCCCGCAGGACCGCCCCGAGGCCGAGCCCGAGCCCGAACACGAAG ATGAAAAGGAGAAGCCAACACATTTGAGGTTCCTGGTGTCTAACACGGCAGCAGGGTGCATTATTGGCAAGGGTGGCTCAACTATCAATGACTTCCAGTCTCAGTCTGGTGCTCGTATCCAGTTATCACGCAGCCATGAGTTTTTCCCTGGTACAAATGACAGAATCATCATGGTCTCTGGGCAATTTGACGATGTAATAAAGGCCATGGATTTGGTTCTCGAGAAACTCTTGGCAGAG GCGGAAGAATCCAATGAAGCTGAAGCTAGGCCTAAGTTTAGACTTGTAGTTCCTAACAGCTCTTGTGGAGGGATTATTGGTAAAGGAGGAGCAACAATCAA GTCATTCATTGAAGATTCACATGCTGGAATTAAGATTTCACCACAGGACAACAACTTCGTTGGCTTGCATGATAGGCTTGTTACTATCACAGGACCCTTAAACACTCAGATGCGAGCGATATATTTAATATTGAACAAGTTATCTGAGGATGTTCACTACCCACCTAATTTGAGTTCCCCATTTCCATATGCAG GCCTTGGTTTCCCAAGTTACCCTGCTGCTGTTCCGGTTGGGTATATGATTCCACAGGTTCCATATAACAATGCTGTGAACTATGGACCTAATGGTTATGCTGGTGGTGGTGGAAGGTACCAAAACAACAAG CCTGGTACACCTGTTAGATCACCTGCTAATACTGAGGCCCAAGAATCACATACCATCGGTGTTGCTGATGAACACATCGGTGCAGTTGTAGGACGAGCAGGGAAGAACATAACAGAGATCATTCAG GCTAGTGGTGCCAGGATCAAGATATCAGATAGGGGTGACTTCATAGCTGGAACATCTGACAG GAAAGTGACTATAACTGGGTCATCTGAAGCTATCCAGGCGGCCGAGTCTATGATCATGCAGAGGGTGGCAGCCAGTTCCGAGAGGTGA
- the LOC127305273 gene encoding uncharacterized protein: MAKLRAGSTARSAAAAAARASPAPTSSDPNLPTPTSTPRADLSSSGAKFAVASANRSSVGSSSSASATDLPAPAARDVASIAKEVGKRLSYDDEDCSAFPTAASALQPDPALEVPAVLAPLLELPGPDQVSSTTVVPASADSTVTDVVPASADSTVTQTQVAAPADSTAAVAAADAEGPVLTGMELVLAELRHARGLTPRSKRLLAALAETASAELSYDPTAAAIRTRRAAFWSKVRVGILAAMVFSVAAMDVALAVALYGASRGSHHHLVLPPT; encoded by the exons ATGGCCAAGCTTCGCGCCGGCTCTACCGcccgctccgccgccgccgccgctgctcggGCGTCCCCGGCGCCCACGTCGTCGGACCCGAATCTCCCCACCCCGACCTCCACCCCCCGCGCCGACCTCTCCTCCTCCGGCGCCAAgttcgccgtcgcctccgccaaCCGCAGCTCGGTGGGTTCGTCCTCATCCGCTTCCGCCACGGACCTCCCCGCGCCCGCCGCCCGCGACGTCGCCTCCATCGCCAAG GAGGTCGGCAAGCGCCTCTCCTACGACGACGAGGACTGCTCCGCCTTCCCCACCGCCGCTTCCGCGCTGCAGCCGGATCCCGCGCTCGAGGTCCCCGCCGTCCTCGCGCCCCTGCTGGAGCTCCCTGGCCCCGACCAAGTCTCCTCCACCACCGTCGTCCCCGCCTCCGCCGACTCCACCGTCACCGACGTCGTCCCCGCCTCTGCCGACTCCACCGTCACTCAGACCCAG GTCGCAGCGCCCGCCGACtccaccgccgccgtcgccgccgcggaCGCCGAGGGCCCCGTCCTCACGGGGATGGAGCTCGTCCTCGCCGAGCTGCGCCACGCCCGCGGCCTCACCCCGCGCTCCAAGCGCCTCCTCGCCGCGCTCGCCGAGACAGCCTCCGCCGAGCTCAGCTACGACCCCACGGCCGCCGCCATCCGCACGCGCCGCGCGGCCTTCTGGAGCAAGGTGCGCGTCGGGATCCTCGCCGCTATGGTCTTCTCCGTGGCCGCCATGgacgtcgccctcgccgtcgcgctCTACGGCGCCAGCCGCGGGAGCCACCACCACCTGGTGCTGCCCCCCACCTGA